The DNA window AGATACACGGGGAAGAACTTGAACTTGGATTTTTTAGCCATGACTTTCAGAGACTAATACCAGCAAAATCCTTAACAGTGAAGCCAACCTTTTCAAACTTCCCTCTTTCACTGCTCTCTCTGAACTTCAAATAATCTGAACAAACAAAGGGCTCATAGATTCTCGCATTTCCTTCTCCTACTACTTCATTTGGTGCCATGATGACCTTCTCATCCTCGAAGCACCAAAAAAAGGCAAGAGAAAGACGGTTAACTGGCTTCTTCAAAACGATTCGGTGTTCTGATGATCTTAATTTATCATTGCTCCAAGCTTGCAACAAATCTCCTATGTTTACCACCAAGGTTTCCTCACCTGGACTTATATCCATCCATTTCCCTTCCCTGGATTTCACCTGCAGGCCACCGACTTCATCCTGGTATACGATGGTAACACAACTCATGTCTGTATGCATTCCAAGTCCCTCGACCTCATCTACCAAACCTTTCGGAGGATTGTAATTAATAATCCTCAGATAACCATGGCAATTTTTGAATTCTGACTCATAATACTTATTGTCAAAACCCTCCCCCAAACTCATCGATAAAATCTCCACGATTCTCTTCGATAATTCTGTCATCTTGGTCCCATATTCTTGTAGTGCCGCTCTGTaaggaaggaaaaggaaacgAGAAAAACAAAACGCAAAAAATATGGAAACAATCAGGAAAGAACAGAAAATATAAACGcataaagaaaaggaagtttcaatttttatatcacCTGAATTCAAAACTCTGTTGGCCAAAAAGGGTATCTGCGGAACTCTGGGCAGATGCAAAGAAGTTTGGTCCAAAAACTCGGAGGCACTCAAAGAAAGGAGAAGCAATGAAATGAGGAGTGTAAGTGTTTATGGAAGAAGAGGGACCAAGTTCGAGTTTTGTCTCAGCAGGGAGGCCGAAGAGTTGCTGTGAAAGTGAATAGAGTTTGTTGTAAAGCTCTTTGGAGATTCCATGGTTGCTAATACGAAAAAATCCCCATTCTTGGCAAGCTTCAGCCAGTGAAGCCAGAGCAGACGGCTGTAGTGGCTGAGAGATATCTAGAATAGGAAGTTCTGCAGAATGGCACTCAGGCATTTTTCCTAGAACATGGAGAGAAAATGTTTGGTTTGTCCAGTTTGATAgagctatatatatatcaataaatgATTGGTTAGAAGAAAGAGggaaatcattttcaaccttgTTGATCAAGAGAAAACggacaaagaaaagagagagagagagagagaagagaagggcaacacctaataaatatatatatatatataaactgatgCGACTACAAAAACTGTGCTCTTTAGAGGTGCaattcacttgatttttttttttgttacagaaAGTTATGAAAATGACAAGTAGTTGATTCTTACTGATTGACCAGTATAAGAAATTAAGCTTTAATCAACCAACATGATGTTTGAATCAAAGGCTACCACAAAAGGTTTGACTACGTATAAACAAAGAGATGATAATGGTTGCtaagtattattttttgtcaagtGAAGAAATGAATGGAGGCTCAAAACCAATGACAGACTGTTAGAGAGGTGCCCAGAACACATGGGATGATTTTCTTATACCGTGTTTTTGCATGGATTCTAGAGCTTAAAATTATTGGTCAGAAAGCCTACCAGCACATCTGCTTGTTCATTAAGCTTGTAGAGTCTAGGGcttataaaactaataaatattGGTCAAGACAAAAACGTGATTTTGTTGCCACCACTAACCCTAATATTCTTCTCCATTCCGAAATCTGTCTGCATACGATTGAGTGTGTCGCGGGTTCCGATCCAGGCAAGCCGGGTCTTTGCAAGAAACGGGATGCGATTACAGGGGATGATAATGAAGTGCGGCTTGAGTTTCCAAATCTTGTACTCTGCTGGAAGCAATTCATTGACAATTAACCTGATGTTCTGGAAGATATACTAAAGAAATAAGACAGGGATTAAAGTACTATACGTGCGATTCATGCCTGCCCACCAAGTTACATCACAAAacacaaattaataattaaacaagtaTCAAGCCTTACCAAAGagtgattaaattaaatagaaattctAGAAGAGGAAAggaatatatcaaataattacaTTAACCAATGAAATAAGAAACACTGATCAAAGAATTACATGAAGATtgaatagaattttattttttttgtaaaatataatgTTCAAGTATTGCAAAcatgttttgaaaaagaaaaaaaatctcgtGACTCAGGTCATAGACCTGACTAACATCATaagaacaattgttttttttttaagtgatcaTAATAGcctagtaaatttttttttttaaatgagacaAATTATACAGCTTAATTCTCAACCCATCAATATAGAAGGATGAAATGTGctaaaaaatgacctaaaaaattAAGCTTGTAAACCCTAGTTAGCATGAAAAACTTGTAACCCCGTTAATCAGGGTCGAGCCAACCTGAGTTATACCGTTAAACCTGTAACTCAGGTCATATGTTTGGAATAAcccgatagaaaaaataaaaaaaatcacaaagccaatttttttatataaaaaaaatgttaacccTTATTAACTTTCATTAGATCTGAAACACCTTatatgaaaaaaccatgaagctcaattctcattcaatttaatgttgaatgatgaaattgaaaaaaaaattcaattatacaaaaggattcaaaatacaaaatcacaattaaaagaatgaggatcaaaattgaaatacaaaataaattttattttttattaaatggtgaaatcggtgtttggaaacgcggtttcaaccgcgtttctaaaaaaattgaatatttttcttttttttgcttaaaattatttttttaatattttcaaatcgttttgatgtgttgatgtcaaaaataattttaagaaaataaaaaacaaatattattttgatgcatttctaagcgaaaagcaTTTTAAACCGCAACCTCTACCATACTCCCAAACACCCCCAAaatcgaaaagaaaaatcaatttaacaaaaaaaacctaaaaaaataaaaatcaaataaataaggatcaaattggaaaCAATAACATCACAAATTGgaattgaaatatgaaattgaaaataaattaaaattttataaaattgtcaagaacaaaaaataaaaatcaaaagaagaaggacCAGAGAGGAAATCTCTTTAAATCAGAGGACAACTCTGAAATTTTGCATGACCAATGCGAAAATCatgggagaagagagaaaagaggggaaaaaaaattcattggtGATAAATTGTGTCACCACTGACCACACATACTGCCTGAAAAGAAAGACTTTATCACAAAATTTCCAATGACACAGTGGAAAGAGGATTTTGGCCACCAAACATGTTGTCGAAGATTGCGAGCGCCTTCCacatggaatatatatatatatatatatatagtttcttAACTGAcctgataataaaaaaaaaattattgtgaaaatacaaaaaatctttgaatgtcagttttaattttttttcaagagcaTTTTGATTGTTgcattgtgttttctaattagaaattattttatttatttctaattaatttaataataactaatatatCTTATGAAAAGATTTCAATGTCCtaatagattttaatttaataatacttttagTGTATAAATGCATATTTGTCTATagtgtttttccatgttttgttaataaagtcacaaaaattgattgtgttCCTTAAATCTATaccttaatatttatttatttttttgaaatgattatttATGATTTCAGCGCTTGTTAAAATGACTAGGATGTGATTCGTTCTTCAACAGGggggaaaaaaagattttcaagaaaaagaactAATTACCAACCGTCATGAGCAGTGATAGGTTCTAGTTCTAGGGCACAGAAATCCATTGAGGCATTGGCCCAGTGAACTCAAGGCCCAGATTCAAAACTCACTCACTTCTTTTCATTTCTCCATAACGATTTCACATTTCATGTCACGTTAAGTTAGCTTGAAGCTTTACGTGCTAACTTTCCAGTAACGCACACAAACCGTTCGATAAAATCACCAAGCGAAACCATCTCCTGAACAGCTCTATAATTTCTTACTATTTCACTCCCACGCTTAAAGAATACCATTATTATGCATAACCAATTGATTTTTACGACAATTTACCATCATGAACATGTAAGATTTCCcctttttttaggaaaacaaaaggcCTGAAAGGCGATTGTGTTATTCAAAACGATGCTTTTGAGTGACCAGAGGCCAAATTATTGGCTTTAGTTAGTGTGATTGGTGCTTTTTGTTCATTTAattgtcaaaattaaaaaaagtttctcatgtttttcttgattaaatGTGGTTTCGAGCTTGAAGTTCAGGTCTTGATTGTtttacttgggtttttttttttttttttttttatatataataggGGTTCTAGTATATTATTTGATCAAGTAGAACAGAAATATGATGTTGTGTTGTGGAGTGCTATGGCTTCGAGTTTTGTCAAGAATGGGAAGTATAAGGATGGTATTTATTGGTTTAGGAGAAATGCAGAGTTAAAGTTTGGAGGCTACTGGTGCTTGAGATGATCTTAGTGAGTTGTGTTGAGGAAAAGAGATTCGTAGGTTGTTGATATAGATTGTCTTTCTCAAATGTACGATATGTTCATTGTGTATGCAAAATGTGGGGAATTGGAGGGCTGGATTTGGGTTTTTAGGGGAGGTTGGAAGAAGGATTTGATTTCTTGGAAGACTGTAGATTCTTGGTTGTGCTGAGAATGAGTTTTGAGAATGGAAGTTCACCAATTAAGGGATATGGGTTAGATGGATGAGGACTTGAGGGTCTTGAAGCATGTTGGATTGTGGGGTAAAGCTCAATGAtgatgtttctctctcttttcaatcTGCCCTTCGTCCATGTGGGCTAGAATGTAAGGGTCATGActtgtttatttcatttaagAAAAAGTATGGTCGTACTCCAAAACTTGCACATTATGCTTGCATGGTGGATCTGCTAATTTGGCAAGGAAAGGTTGAGGAAGCTCttgaatttgaaacaaaatgcCATTGGAGCCTTTAAAAGAATCTGGGATCTCCTCTTGCCATTTGTAGATCTAGAAGTTGTGGGTCAATGTGGTGGCAGAATTTGTGGGAAAATGGCTTAGTGCCTTGGACCCAGAAAATACCATTTATCCTGAGATTTTGTTAGACTTGTATGCGAAGGAGGTAGATGGGACTATGTGGTGAGGCTCAAAATGTTGGCAGATGGCAAAAGATTAATGTAGAGAGCAGAATGCAGATAAATGATTGTCCACACAAGCATTTCCAATTCATTAATATCAACAGGTAATTGGTCAGTTGATTTCATGTTTCTTCCCTATTCATTACATGGTTCATAATTTCTAAGGATGAGAGTTAAATGGCCTTTTCTTATACACGGTGATTGTATAATTTATGCTGCTCAGatgctgatattaaaatgaTGGTCATGAATTTTGGAATTACAATCTTGGACtgtttcttcatttgttttggtcatgagaattttgaaatgGTCATTGAATTGTGTATTTCTGTTGGGTGAATTTTCAGTGATCAGTTCAGAAAGGAGGTATACTGTAAATGTAAGGGAGAGTTAGTTAATTAAAGGGTGCTTGATGATCCACTTGAGTATGTGACCATTGAAAAGGGTTCTAATTATAATGGTGTCAGTCTTCACATAGAACAAAACCTAAAGATCTACGTAATACTTAACATGCAATATATAACTTTGGTCAATCAGTATGCATTCAAACTATGAAGTTAATTAAACTGTAGGTCGGGTAAGAAGACCTCTGGAAGCTCTATGTTAGACCACACTAGGCATatgatttaaaacataaaatttgaacTATGTTAGGCTACAGTTTCACTCTGCTCTGAAACTACAAAATGTTGTTCATCATAACAGTCATCAGGTAACAATTTATGAAACTCAAGATTTGATTTCATTGCTTCGTGGCCAATAATTTAGGGATTCATTTAAAACAGCTTTAGctacttattttgttttaactcCTTTGACAACTCAAAGTGCTATTTATTTAAActtctttttcctccttttaAACTTGACCATGAATACTTGTGCAAGTCGTAAAGTAAATGAAACTTTTGTTCTGAGGAATAATAGATAAGATTTACAGCAGAAACTATGGCAGGGTGGTTTTTTGTACGCTAAAAGTAATTGCAATGAGGAATTTCATCTAATAATACTCTCATAGGTGTAGTGTAGAGACTTGATTTCTCAATCCACTAACCAGTTTGTCttcttgtgattttattttgatgttgtttttaatttatgtttcatttgtgatttagaatttaCCTATGAAGCATAATAAAAGAGGGGATTAGTAGAGGAACAAAGGAGAGATAAAGATTGGACTCAAATTCATTGCTAATGTAAGCAAACATTTTTATGTGACATCCATCAATTTCTTGTAATTACGCATCAGTGGATTAGATCACTGATCTTACATAAAATCACCATCTTTGGCAGAAAGAAGTACTCCCAGAGAGGACTTTCCATTGTAAATCTCTGGAAATTTTCATGGTGGAGGTTCTGGCTTTATCATATTCAGagaaatactaaaaacaatacAGGAAGATTAGAAGTATATTAATTAGATCATAATCTTGAATCATAGTCCAAGGAAAAACTTCCTCACGAAATCAAGATGGATTGAGCCTGTGGGAATTGGATCATATTTTGGTTATCAATGGGGAAAATGTTTCCGTCCAGGAAATCTGTTCAGAACTCATCAGAATATGTTCCTCATTGTAGTTTTCATATTAtaagttataataaaaaaagctaaaacataCGGGGAAACATgttgtttttctcacaaaatgTAATAAATTGCTGCAGTGtttctccatattttttttttaacacatgattttcttttttttttgtttttttttgttatgattgtttttaaaaaacttttgttaattttattttttaatattgaaatagttgagaatttaattttataatttttttttaatttatattgatttataagTTGAGCAACATCAGGTTCTCTCCCCGTGTTATATATATGGTCAACTTAGAAGCTTCTGAATAGTCGTTTCTGTAAGAGTACTTTCTTTTAGTGACTATGGGCAACGGGTCTGAAAATTGTAGCCTGCATCTGTTCAATAGCTGAATGGACAACAACAATACCTTCATTGAGTCCTTGGTTGGTCAATTTTGCATaggaatactttttttttttctggtaatTTTGTATGGAACGGTAGACTTGTTGTTTTGCACCTAAAAGTATGTTCATGCATTTGcttaataaagaaatatttgacCTGATAATCTTgagattttgtttctttgccAACCCTATGGAACAGGGAACACATTTGCAAAATGGGATGCACGTCTGTCTCAGGAGTCACGACCCATTTGAGAAATTCtgtgtttcataaaaaaaatgttatcagGAAAtggatttcttttcaaattggTACGAGTTTTTCTTTAGACCGATGGCGAGAGTTCATCAATTATATACGAAGGCTAATGTATTCCACATGTCTTCCAAGCTAACCTCCGACCGAGCTAACAACTCTTTCTTATTAAATTCTAACGTATACAACTAAGGGTTGCatgttctttctttccttcttttttctttttctttttctttttctttttcttttaaggaataAAGTTGAGCTGTAATGATATAGATGTTTAAGAATGAGGTTATTTGGTTTTTGTACAGTAGGTAATCACAtatacatattaatattttatttttcatagccTAGAAAGTACATGATTAAAGGTCCTgatatttacaaaataattttttttttttggtttaaagatCTTCAGATGATGAAGTCAGTAACTTTTAAATAGAGaattatattaaatgaaaaaaagttttaaatttcaaaaacaaggaTGTGTGTTCTTATTTtggtatgataaatattataaagtaatataaaattattcttgggatctcatctaatagtttaaactattgagttgagatctaaattttgttgttttgatggaGTGAGGAGATTAAAGAGTTATTTTCTCGAAATATATTGGGTCTGATAACTTGCAAGATTCACTTGTCGGTGGGTTACCACCTTGTTATTGGATTTTTTAGACAGGATTTTAGGTGatgtaaaaaaaacctgattatGAAGTTGTATTTGGACAACTAAATAAGGGGTTCATGGCCATTTTAAGAACTGATGATGAAAGTGTTGTCGAGTTTCATTTCCAATTCGACAAGCTGGTACTGCCCACTTGGAGAAATACAGAGTCTTTGATGTCGTAGATTGAAGCGAACAAAAGGGCACGTTCATTAAACAAATGAAGAGTAGGATTTAGAGTTCGTATAGTAAAAGGCTTTCAACTTTGAGGGATCTCAAGTAGGCAAAAAACGATGGGGGAAACATGGATTTTTTAGAAACTCTTGCCGGTATCTCATGGCTTCTGGTTCACATGGCAGATTTATGACCCAGAATTATGAATGAACAAGGTgtcctttcttcttctattttttctttccttttgatttataGATCAGACGGTCTAAATcgctttccaaaaagaaaaggaaaaaaaaatggtcctAATTGACCAATTATGTCCCTAAAAGTGTTTTATAAACCCTAAGGTGATTCGAATCAAAATTCACCCTGGCATTTCCTGCACTTCAAGATGGTAGACTTGCcattaaaataactcaaaatgATTCGTTGAATTTCTCTTACAACATTTATTATTCACCATGTATTCAGCACCATATAATAACGCACCGCAAACCCATAAATATTCATGCCCACCATATAAATCTTCATCTCATATCAAGAAACACaacaatccaacggtcgaagttttttttttccctgatcTCTTAAGATCACGGAGGTATGAGTGCTTGTCCAGCGAAAGCGTACCTTTTGGAAAGAAAAGGCTACaagaaataaagagaagaagaagcatatGAAGTAGGGAAGTGTTCCAGACGGTACTCATCAATATTCAGCTTACTAGCTAGCAAGTGTCATCAGCTattacaaaattcaaattttccctGTTAAAGGTAAGTTCAAAGCAAAGGAGTTGTTATTAGACCGTTGCTTTTTGTAATAAACCGTTGTCTTTCGATTTTCAAATGTCTGTTGGTTCATTTCTAAAAGATGGAATTTATCAAAGACTGGCTTCTGTTATAAGTTTTGCAGAAAATTCAGTGCATGATTACGTAACGACTTATGATTAAGCCCTTTTGCTTTTTGTAGCTAGAAAGGAGAacgcttctttttctttctctgctcttctgtttcttttctttgtaatcctttcttcttcttcttctctcaatCATAAATTCTGAATTTTAAGCCAAATCCCGGGTGAAAGTATCGGATTCGAGTATTCCTAGATTCCCATCTGTGGATTGTGTTTTGGCAATGATCAAAAGAAGTTATCCAAGTCTAGAGCCCACTAACCAAAGTTCTTAACACTTTCATGGTTATCTTGCAGATTTCTGAGCAATTACGCCACAAGTACTAGTCTTTAAATGGATAATTCATCGAATTTTGACGAAATTTCTGAGCCCAGTTATCAACCCTCACCTTCTTCTTTGGATCAAAATGATCAATCAACCGTGGAAACTCCAGTGTACTCAACAATGAGTGGTGATTCTTTCATGTTCGGTCGGACTTATTCAGAGACCTCAGCCTTTTCTGATCCCATAGATGACAACAGCTATTCAAGTGAACCTTCTCCTTCTCACTGGCCAGTAACCAAATCTGGAGCACAAAATCAGGCTATGTTTGGAAGACTAGAAATGAAGCAACAGAAGCAAGTTGTGGATGACAAGTTGGATGATCAAGAATCAGTTGACTTAGGTGGGGTTACGCATGATAGTTTGTCTTTTTGCTGAAAAATCTGTCCATGTAATGAGCAAGACGGTAACAATTTTTTGCTTAATTATGGCAGAACTTGAGACGATGAAAGAAAGATTCTCAAAGCTCTTGCTTGGCGAAGACATGTCAGGAAGTGGCAAAGGTGTCTGCACAGCTGTTACTATATCAAATGCCATAACCAATCTCTATGGTATGTATGACATCACcttgatttattaaattatatggttctttctttctttcatccaGTTCTCCATCATTGTTTATCTTTGATGCTTCCTGCAGCAACTGTGTTTGGGCAAAATTTGAGATTAGAACCACTGAAACCTGAGAAGAAATCGATGTGGAAGAGAGAGATGGATTGCCTTCTTTCCGTATGTGATTACATAGTAGAATTTATCCCCAAGTCTCAGAATTTACGAGATGGGACAGCTCTTGAGGTGAAGTTTCGTTAACTATAACCCAAATTTCAAAGGACTTTGTCCTCGCTTATCTCTAACATGATAGATTGGTCTTTCAGGTGATGGAAAGTAGACCAAGATCAGATATTTACATCAACCTTCCGGCATTAACAAAGCTAGACGCGATGCTCATAGTATGAAAAGCTTTCTTTTGCAAGGGATTAGAGCAAACTCTGTTTTCATTTCAGTGTCATATATTCATTATAACTTGGATTTTACTTGACAGGAAGTACTGGATAGTTTCCAAGATAGAGAATTTTGGTATGCAGAACAAGGAAGCATGTCATCGAATTCAACTCGTTCGGGCTCATTTCGCAGAGTTGTTATTCAGCGCAAAGAGGAGAAGTGGTGGGTGCCAGTCCCATGCGTCCCACATGATGGTCTCTCTGAGAAGTCGAGGAAGCACTTGCGACACAAACGTGACTGTGCATATCAAATTCACAAAGCTGCCATGGCCATTAACAGTAGCATTCTTACTGAGATGGAAATTCCACACTCTTACATGGCATCTCTTCCAAAGGTTAGCCTTCTTGCTAATCAAATAACTTAACAAAAATGTAATGATTCTAGATTTCGAGGTCTCAGAGTGGTGATGACTAGCTTCCATTTTCTGAAAAAGCACTATGAAATTATCTCATTCATTTAGGCTTTAAAGAATAGCGAAGACATGTTCCAGTATTGACAGTATGTTatatcaaaatgtttttatttcagAGTGGAAGAGCGAGTCTGGGGGACACGATTTACCGTTACCTGTGTACAGCAGACGGATTCTCCCCAGACCATCTCCTTGACTGTCTCAACTTAGCATCAGAACATGAAGCACTTGAGCTTGCAGACCGAGTCGAAGCTTCAATGTACACATGGAGACGCAAAGCATGCCTAAGCCACTCAAAATCCTCTTGGGACATGGTAAAAGATCTCATGTCTGACATTGACCGAACTGATAAAAATCATGTTCTAGCAGAAAGAGCCGAGACCTTGCTATTTTGCTTGAAGCAGAGATACCCTGAACTTTCACAAACATCCTTGGACACTTGCAAAATCCAGTACAATCGGGTAAGTTGAGTAATCATTAATCTCACTGCACGATatcaagtttattaattttttatacagaATTAAATGGGAAGATAAATATTGCAGGATGTGGGACAAGCAACACTAGAGAGCTACTCAAGAGTTCTAGAAGGGTTAGCATTCAACATTGTTGCTTGGATCGAAGATGTTCTTTTCGTGGACAACTCAGTGAGAACCCAAGATCAATAGAAACCGCATGAGTTTCAAACATCAGTGAAATATAAGATATCTTAATCAAGGAGCTCTATCCCAGATCATTGTCCAACAACTTTCTGTAACGCGCAAGTTTTGTAAGGATTAGAGTGATGAGTCTAAGAAATTCCATGTACTTCTGTGTGTAAGAAGTTAAAGGCAGTAGTTCTTACATAGGAAACATTTTCTGTATTGACTCAGATCTTTTGAGCAAGATATGTACATTCCGCATCCagttaagataattttaattctGAAACCTCAAGAACTTTGTTTTCGTGCAATCGAGCTTTCAATTCACGGTTCTTTTCCCCCACATACAAATTTGAAACAGAAAAGTAAAGATCAAGTTTTTCCAGCATTAATTGATATGCAATCCATGGAGATAAATAGAGCAAAAGATGATAAAAGAAAACAGGAGTAATGAAACCCATATTATATTCATAACATCATCAATCCAATAAAAGTCTGCAATTCAGGCAACCCTCCTCGCCCCTTTATATCTAACGATATCAACAGAAGTCATGCTAATGGGCCGCTACTACCACTCTGTTTCACACATCAGTCAATGAACCGCTCTTGAGTCTTAAAGGTAGCAAGGGTCGTTTTCTTGGAGCAGAAGAAGATCGCAGAGCATCAATCTTGGACTTGCATTTGTTACGGTCccctttgttttcttccaaacaCTTCTTTAGTGCTTCAGCCCCATCTTTAGACAATTTCTTCTTTGTGCCATCATTAGCTCCAGGACTATCACCACCACTCTCTCCCTTCTCATCATCCATTGTATCTGAATGATCATTCACattccacataaaaaaaatcatcaagaaagGTTATTGtacacaatttttatttttagagaaagaaaacaaagatcttttatcaataaaagaaatacaGAAACCTGATTCTTCCATGActacttgattttctttcttaatacAAACAGAGTACTCAGGGAACTTGGTGGTGAATTATCAACAACCTACCAATTTTCTTATCAGAAAACTATGTAGTTGGTGAACTTACTTGATTTGAGTGAATTGTGATTTAGGGTTTTTCAAGTAGGAAATAGCGGAGTAATTTCAGGGCTGTAACTATAGTGAAGTCATAGGGTGTACAGTGCAGAATATAACAGAGAAAAGCAGAGAAAGGGACTATCAACCAGTCGCGCACCACGCGTTGAGGTATTAAGTATTAACGGCCTGTTTCTTTGTCCAGTTCTCTAACAATTTGTCTCTTTCGGATGAGAACTTTAAATCGAAGATTGTCAATTTCATTACCGTaggtgatttattttttaaattagaatgtAATATTTTGGTTTCAGAGTATTTTAGGGTGTCATTTTAGGGTTGaattgttctctctctctctctctctctctctctctctctctctctctctctctctcacacacacacatatatatatatatatatataattcaacaacataattcaaattcaaaataaattaattataaattatgcaatacaaacacaatgtcaaacaaatataattttaaaatttaaaatattcctaaataatcaagattaaatagaattttaacttaaagtaattcaacttaaacaaaatatcaaatcgTTCCTATAGCCCTTATATGATTCTAGCTACTCACCATTGGACCCGCGGACTTTCCAACTCAATGATCTGCTCCTGCAAAGATGAGTGGGCGGTCTTCAGATCCTTGTGTATAGCATGGCATGCATCAAGCAAGTTCCTCTTTTCCTCCAAGGTCTTCTCAAATTCTTCATCTTTAGCTTGAGCTACTACCTCTGTTGATTTAATGGCTTTTTAAGCCTTGAACGgaacatgtgaaatgaaaccAAAACATTCCAGCCGAAATTAACCAGAAAATCCAAAACGGACCAAGAtttgaaatgagatgaaaattgttccgttttgttctgttttttgaattggtatgaaatg is part of the Populus trichocarpa isolate Nisqually-1 chromosome 2, P.trichocarpa_v4.1, whole genome shotgun sequence genome and encodes:
- the LOC7494074 gene encoding gibberellin 20-oxidase-like protein is translated as MPECHSAELPILDISQPLQPSALASLAEACQEWGFFRISNHGISKELYNKLYSLSQQLFGLPAETKLELGPSSSINTYTPHFIASPFFECLRVFGPNFFASAQSSADTLFGQQSFEFRAALQEYGTKMTELSKRIVEILSMSLGEGFDNKYYESEFKNCHGYLRIINYNPPKGLVDEVEGLGMHTDMSCVTIVYQDEVGGLQVKSREGKWMDISPGEETLVVNIGDLLQAWSNDKLRSSEHRIVLKKPVNRLSLAFFWCFEDEKVIMAPNEVVGEGNARIYEPFVCSDYLKFRESSERGKFEKVGFTVKDFAGISL
- the LOC18096355 gene encoding rop guanine nucleotide exchange factor 3, with protein sequence MDNSSNFDEISEPSYQPSPSSLDQNDQSTVETPVYSTMSGDSFMFGRTYSETSAFSDPIDDNSYSSEPSPSHWPVTKSGAQNQAMFGRLEMKQQKQVVDDKLDDQESVDLELETMKERFSKLLLGEDMSGSGKGVCTAVTISNAITNLYATVFGQNLRLEPLKPEKKSMWKREMDCLLSVCDYIVEFIPKSQNLRDGTALEVMESRPRSDIYINLPALTKLDAMLIEVLDSFQDREFWYAEQGSMSSNSTRSGSFRRVVIQRKEEKWWVPVPCVPHDGLSEKSRKHLRHKRDCAYQIHKAAMAINSSILTEMEIPHSYMASLPKSGRASLGDTIYRYLCTADGFSPDHLLDCLNLASEHEALELADRVEASMYTWRRKACLSHSKSSWDMVKDLMSDIDRTDKNHVLAERAETLLFCLKQRYPELSQTSLDTCKIQYNRDVGQATLESYSRVLEGLAFNIVAWIEDVLFVDNSVRTQDQ